The following are encoded together in the Bacillus cereus group sp. RP43 genome:
- a CDS encoding purine/pyrimidine permease codes for MKNLDNQHNQNHIMGTLQWFIFLLANSIALPIVVGGLFHLTTEEVFYLMQRTFFVVGISSFLQGWLGHKLPIADGPAGSWVGVFTVLAYATVGQDQLHSTLQILELGMMVAGVVLIGLGVTGFIGRILFLFTPLVTGAFLLLLCLQLSGVFLKGMLGITATVSQIDGFTAIIAFSIFLFVTILSNFGKGFVKSYAVLIGLISGWIIFLIAGKVTIPSQVTHFVQLPHIFAWGLPKWNTGMAVSSFVMVCILVSNTVAAIIAINQATIQKATIEQKQLKDGTWVGGISHIISSVFSTVGVVPLPATAGFIRLTKQKYIRSFLMACVLLVVMSLFPSIIRYLASLPSAVASAVLMASFVQLIGIGLNNIKQVELNERNVTILGVAILFGCGVMFLPSGALQSLPSVMQYIFGNGLFVGTVVSILLEQIWRIKK; via the coding sequence ATGAAAAATTTGGACAATCAACATAATCAAAATCATATTATGGGAACTTTGCAATGGTTTATTTTTTTATTAGCAAACTCAATCGCGCTACCAATTGTCGTTGGCGGATTATTTCATCTTACGACGGAAGAAGTATTTTATTTAATGCAGCGTACGTTTTTCGTAGTTGGTATATCTTCATTTTTACAAGGATGGCTTGGACATAAGCTTCCGATTGCGGATGGACCAGCTGGATCTTGGGTTGGTGTATTTACCGTGCTAGCTTATGCAACTGTAGGGCAGGATCAATTACATAGTACGTTGCAAATTTTAGAATTAGGAATGATGGTTGCGGGAGTTGTTTTAATAGGACTAGGAGTAACGGGGTTTATCGGGCGTATTTTATTTTTATTTACGCCGCTCGTGACAGGGGCATTTTTACTTTTATTATGCTTACAATTAAGCGGTGTGTTTTTAAAAGGAATGCTAGGAATTACAGCTACTGTTTCTCAAATCGATGGATTTACAGCAATAATCGCGTTTAGTATATTTCTGTTCGTTACTATACTATCTAATTTTGGAAAAGGTTTTGTCAAAAGTTATGCAGTTTTAATAGGATTAATTAGTGGATGGATTATTTTTCTAATTGCAGGGAAAGTGACGATTCCGTCTCAAGTAACTCATTTTGTGCAACTTCCACATATATTTGCTTGGGGACTTCCAAAATGGAATACTGGCATGGCAGTATCAAGTTTTGTTATGGTATGTATTTTAGTTTCAAATACAGTGGCAGCTATTATAGCAATTAATCAAGCTACCATTCAAAAAGCAACAATTGAACAAAAACAGTTGAAGGATGGTACGTGGGTTGGAGGGATTTCACATATCATTTCCTCCGTATTTTCAACTGTAGGTGTCGTGCCGTTACCAGCAACGGCAGGATTTATACGCTTAACAAAACAAAAATATATACGATCGTTCTTAATGGCATGTGTGCTACTAGTCGTTATGTCGCTTTTTCCAAGTATTATTCGTTACTTAGCATCGTTACCATCCGCTGTTGCATCTGCAGTTTTAATGGCTTCGTTCGTACAGCTAATTGGAATTGGGTTAAATAATATAAAACAAGTGGAGCTTAATGAAAGGAATGTAACGATTTTAGGAGTTGCGATATTATTTGGTTGCGGTGTTATGTTTTTACCGTCTGGAGCACTCCAATCTTTGCCTTCTGTTATGCAATATATATTTGGAAATGGTTTGTTTGTAGGTACTGTTGTAAGTATATTGCTGGAACAAATATGGCGCATTAAAAAGTAA
- the gerE gene encoding spore germination transcription factor GerE, with amino-acid sequence MKEKAYQSKPLLTKREREVFELLVQDKTTKEIAGELFISEKTVRNHISNAMQKLGVKGRSQAVVELLRMGELEL; translated from the coding sequence TTGAAGGAAAAAGCGTATCAATCTAAACCGTTACTCACAAAGAGAGAAAGAGAAGTATTTGAATTACTGGTTCAAGATAAAACGACGAAGGAAATTGCAGGTGAACTTTTTATAAGTGAAAAAACAGTACGTAATCACATCTCAAACGCAATGCAAAAGCTAGGGGTTAAAGGACGTTCACAAGCAGTTGTAGAGCTTCTTCGTATGGGAGAGCTCGAGCTATAA
- a CDS encoding type 1 glutamine amidotransferase domain-containing protein, translating into MLKRILLVSTSAHDMNGHPTGLWLEELAAPYNLFKKAKFDVDIVSIKGGRVPIDRVSIPNGIPREFKHVASLLQNTKPISTVHFSDYDAVLFGGGHGAIVDFPGNPYVANLIENMNNNNRIVAAVCHGVSSLVGVKNKDGSFFSAGKRITGYTNDEEKAVHLEKRVPFLLESKLKEEGALFYVAPNFTSHVVLDGHLITGQNPQSSVEIGKVIKRAVNKL; encoded by the coding sequence ATGTTGAAAAGGATATTGTTAGTTTCAACAAGTGCTCATGATATGAATGGACACCCGACTGGTTTGTGGCTTGAAGAGCTCGCGGCTCCTTATAATTTATTTAAAAAAGCTAAGTTCGATGTTGATATTGTGTCGATAAAGGGAGGTAGAGTGCCTATTGATAGAGTGTCTATTCCGAATGGCATACCTCGTGAATTTAAGCATGTTGCTTCTTTATTGCAAAATACGAAGCCGATCTCAACTGTTCATTTTTCGGATTATGATGCGGTTTTATTTGGTGGTGGGCACGGGGCGATTGTGGATTTTCCGGGGAATCCATATGTAGCAAATTTGATTGAGAATATGAATAACAATAACCGGATTGTAGCGGCTGTTTGTCACGGAGTAAGCTCTTTAGTTGGTGTGAAGAATAAAGATGGTTCGTTCTTTAGTGCGGGTAAGCGTATAACAGGTTATACAAATGATGAAGAAAAAGCTGTACATTTAGAAAAGCGAGTGCCGTTTTTGCTAGAAAGTAAATTGAAGGAAGAAGGAGCTTTATTTTATGTAGCTCCTAATTTCACATCACATGTTGTATTAGATGGGCATTTAATTACAGGACAAAATCCACAGTCTAGCGTGGAAATAGGTAAGGTTATAAAAAGAGCTGTAAATAAATTATAG
- a CDS encoding TetR/AcrR family transcriptional regulator — protein sequence MRKVACANTYINKIKPVIRKTSFSQLKIDEIAKYMDISKATLYKRFSSKDEIIEAVVEDFMNYLLEGDADNQDESMSFAERFQKTFIHSLKCVTYISDVFLQDLKESYPHLSDQLVAAQQNRNRNLQMFFESGMEQGYFNKMNAQLFMVQDDVMLRRIIDHSFCIQYDITLKQAILDFYNLKKYQLFKPKFLDAVDDSKIEKEIIANLQMIS from the coding sequence ATGAGAAAAGTTGCGTGTGCAAATACTTATATTAATAAAATAAAGCCTGTTATTAGAAAAACGAGTTTTAGTCAATTGAAAATAGATGAAATTGCGAAATATATGGATATTAGTAAAGCTACTTTATATAAACGTTTTTCTTCGAAAGATGAGATTATTGAAGCAGTGGTAGAGGATTTCATGAACTATCTTCTTGAAGGTGATGCGGATAATCAAGATGAAAGTATGTCTTTTGCAGAACGTTTCCAAAAGACGTTTATCCATTCTTTAAAATGTGTGACATATATTTCTGATGTCTTTTTACAAGATTTGAAAGAGTCATATCCACATTTATCGGATCAGTTAGTCGCTGCACAACAAAATCGTAATCGTAATTTACAAATGTTTTTTGAATCAGGCATGGAACAAGGGTACTTTAATAAAATGAATGCGCAATTATTTATGGTGCAAGATGATGTGATGTTAAGACGCATTATAGATCACTCTTTTTGTATTCAGTACGACATTACGTTAAAGCAAGCGATACTTGATTTCTACAATTTGAAGAAGTATCAATTGTTTAAACCGAAATTTTTAGATGCAGTTGATGATTCTAAAATTGAAAAAGAAATTATAGCTAATTTACAAATGATTTCGTAA
- a CDS encoding type 1 glutamine amidotransferase domain-containing protein, with the protein MKKKILIVLTSVEKYPNLNRATGLWLGEAVHFVKKVEEAGYEVDYVSPQGGYTPIDPHSLAMAENVDWEWYQKKEFMNRLGSTMKPSEVNQEDYAAIYYAGGHGVIWDFPENKELQNISRNIYENGGIVSSVCHGAAGLFHISLSDGKRLISGKRVTGFSNEEEKLAELDQFVPFLTEDELIKNGGLYEKAAQPWEAYAVEDNRVITGQNPASGGPVAELVLKQLQK; encoded by the coding sequence ATGAAGAAAAAAATATTAATCGTATTAACAAGTGTAGAAAAATATCCAAACTTAAATCGCGCTACTGGGCTTTGGCTTGGTGAAGCTGTACATTTCGTTAAAAAAGTTGAAGAAGCTGGTTACGAAGTAGATTACGTCAGTCCACAAGGCGGCTATACGCCGATTGATCCACATAGTTTAGCAATGGCAGAAAACGTTGATTGGGAATGGTATCAAAAGAAAGAATTTATGAATCGCCTCGGTTCTACAATGAAACCGAGCGAAGTGAATCAAGAAGACTACGCTGCTATTTATTACGCGGGTGGTCACGGCGTTATCTGGGACTTCCCAGAAAACAAAGAACTCCAAAATATTAGCCGCAACATTTATGAAAACGGCGGAATTGTTTCCTCTGTTTGTCACGGAGCAGCTGGTTTATTTCATATCTCATTAAGTGATGGAAAACGTTTAATTAGCGGTAAAAGGGTAACAGGATTCTCAAATGAAGAAGAAAAACTAGCGGAATTGGATCAGTTTGTTCCATTCTTAACAGAAGATGAACTCATTAAAAATGGAGGGCTTTACGAAAAGGCTGCACAACCTTGGGAAGCTTACGCTGTAGAAGATAATCGTGTTATCACTGGTCAAAATCCTGCTTCAGGTGGTCCAGTAGCGGAATTAGTATTAAAACAGTTGCAAAAATAA
- a CDS encoding MFS transporter, whose translation MGEGTSNHSKWFVFTLYFIVLLGPMNAVLFNVALEDIANDLSISQSKVSWIVVGYSLVVGIGSMVYGKLADRYSVKKLLIISIIIFVVGSIIGFVNQSYAIVIFARLVQASGGAAFIALSMIAVAKLVAPAEKPGALAMIRSSIALAIGIGPLVGGAITNTLGWPYLFLFMVISVIGIFLLVKFMPEEAQHTDEEFHFDYIGAVLLFALIATVLLGVNINSWLFVLSVAFLFLFTVRMKKVEYPFIDIELFTNKPFLRLIAVGFIINVALCASLLLLPLLLGREHDLSPFVIGIVLFVASLFGIVSSFITGKIVPSFGNVRMINVASVVMIVGFLLLGLIPNGNFIVILVAVILTFMSYSAIQVSLNTLIPKTLNSAKVGVGLGLYNLINFFGMAFGPAVASKIMEATNSYRLNFMLIVVLILAHFVLLIGMSSVQKKMVR comes from the coding sequence GTGGGGGAAGGTACAAGTAACCATTCAAAATGGTTTGTTTTCACATTATATTTTATTGTTTTGTTAGGACCGATGAACGCAGTTTTATTTAATGTAGCGTTAGAGGATATTGCTAATGATTTATCAATTAGTCAATCGAAAGTAAGTTGGATTGTAGTAGGGTATTCTTTAGTTGTTGGTATTGGTTCAATGGTATATGGGAAACTAGCGGATCGTTACAGTGTAAAAAAACTATTAATTATTTCAATCATCATATTTGTAGTTGGGTCCATTATTGGATTTGTAAATCAATCTTATGCGATTGTTATTTTCGCAAGATTAGTGCAGGCGAGCGGGGGAGCGGCATTTATTGCACTTAGTATGATTGCAGTGGCGAAATTAGTTGCTCCTGCTGAAAAACCAGGAGCGTTAGCGATGATTAGGTCTTCTATTGCATTAGCAATTGGTATTGGTCCGTTAGTTGGTGGAGCAATTACGAATACGTTAGGCTGGCCGTATTTATTTTTATTTATGGTTATTTCAGTGATTGGGATTTTCTTACTTGTGAAATTTATGCCGGAAGAAGCACAGCATACGGATGAAGAGTTTCATTTTGATTACATTGGAGCGGTGTTATTATTTGCATTAATTGCGACCGTTTTATTAGGCGTAAATATTAATAGTTGGCTATTTGTGCTATCTGTTGCTTTCTTATTTTTATTCACGGTTCGTATGAAGAAAGTAGAGTATCCATTTATTGACATTGAGTTGTTTACAAATAAACCATTTCTTCGTTTAATAGCGGTTGGATTTATAATTAATGTGGCGCTATGTGCTAGTTTGTTATTATTGCCATTACTGCTAGGGAGAGAGCACGACTTGTCTCCGTTCGTTATCGGAATTGTATTGTTTGTTGCATCTCTCTTTGGGATTGTATCTAGTTTTATTACCGGAAAGATTGTTCCTTCGTTTGGGAATGTGAGAATGATTAATGTAGCGTCTGTAGTTATGATTGTTGGCTTTTTACTTTTAGGGCTTATTCCGAATGGGAACTTTATTGTTATTTTAGTGGCGGTTATTTTAACATTTATGAGTTATTCGGCAATTCAAGTATCATTAAATACACTTATACCAAAAACGTTAAATTCTGCGAAAGTTGGAGTTGGTCTTGGATTGTACAACTTAATCAACTTTTTCGGGATGGCGTTTGGGCCCGCTGTAGCGAGCAAAATTATGGAGGCTACAAATAGTTATCGTTTAAATTTTATGTTAATTGTAGTTTTAATTTTAGCCCATTTTGTCTTATTAATAGGGATGTCTTCTGTTCAGAAAAAGATGGTGCGATGA
- the racE gene encoding glutamate racemase, with amino-acid sequence MIKLNRAIGVIDSGVGGLTVAKELIRQLPKERIIYLGDTARCPYGPRSREEVRQFTWEMTEHLLDLNIKMLVIACNTATAVVLEEMQKQLPIPVVGVIHPGSRTALKVTNTYHVGIIGTIGTVKSGAYEEALKSINNRVMVESLACPPFVELVESGNFESEMAYEVVRETLQPLKSTDIDTLILGCTHYPILGPVIKMVMGDQVQLISSGDETAREVSTILYHSKMLNEGEEQSDHLFLTTGKIGLFKEIASKWFGQPIENVKHINLETE; translated from the coding sequence GTGATTAAGTTGAATAGAGCGATCGGTGTTATTGATTCAGGAGTGGGCGGTTTAACAGTAGCGAAGGAATTAATTCGTCAGTTGCCGAAAGAGCGTATTATATATTTAGGAGATACAGCACGTTGCCCTTATGGCCCGCGTTCTCGTGAAGAAGTGCGTCAATTTACGTGGGAAATGACGGAGCATTTATTAGATTTAAATATCAAAATGTTAGTTATTGCGTGTAATACAGCAACTGCGGTTGTGTTGGAAGAAATGCAGAAACAGTTGCCAATTCCAGTAGTTGGAGTTATTCATCCAGGATCACGTACAGCTTTAAAAGTGACAAATACGTACCATGTTGGGATTATTGGAACGATTGGAACAGTAAAAAGTGGTGCCTATGAAGAGGCGCTAAAGTCTATTAATAACCGTGTTATGGTAGAAAGCTTAGCGTGTCCACCTTTCGTTGAGCTTGTAGAGAGTGGGAATTTCGAAAGTGAAATGGCGTATGAAGTTGTAAGAGAAACATTGCAACCGTTGAAAAGTACTGACATTGATACACTTATTTTAGGATGTACACATTATCCGATTTTAGGTCCTGTTATTAAAATGGTAATGGGAGATCAAGTACAATTAATTAGTTCGGGTGATGAAACAGCGCGTGAGGTAAGCACGATTTTATACCATAGTAAGATGTTAAATGAGGGAGAAGAACAAAGTGATCACCTCTTCTTAACGACTGGTAAAATAGGTCTGTTTAAAGAAATTGCATCAAAGTGGTTCGGCCAGCCGATTGAAAACGTGAAGCATATTAATTTAGAAACAGAATAG
- a CDS encoding GerMN domain-containing protein, with protein MPKSTFKWVVGATVSVILLSGCGLLNQEKATEQIDPPKKVTYTEGEKKETAKKDKQGQTVNRELYLVDKNGYVVPQTIAMPTPKANEVVQQTLEYLVKDGPVTNLLPNGFRAVLPANTTMTLNLKKGGTAVIDFSKEMKNYSKEEERQIVESVAWTLTQFTEIKQVQFQINGEKLAKMPVAGTPIGEGVSRANGINFDDEQVADVTHTKPVTLYFMAQNNNKQQYYVPVTRRVAEGKENDYATIVDELVKGPIQGSLLNDFNPGAKLITNPKVQDGNITLNFNENIFVNPDKNMISNYVLKSLVLSLTEKQGVKNVSIEVNGKANLMDEKGEKLTKPVDRPQNVNTGSF; from the coding sequence ATGCCTAAATCCACTTTTAAATGGGTTGTTGGTGCTACTGTGAGTGTGATTTTATTATCAGGGTGTGGCTTATTAAATCAAGAGAAAGCGACAGAACAAATTGATCCACCGAAAAAAGTTACGTATACAGAAGGTGAAAAGAAAGAAACCGCTAAAAAAGATAAACAAGGGCAAACAGTAAATAGAGAGTTATACCTCGTTGATAAAAATGGATATGTCGTACCGCAAACTATTGCAATGCCTACTCCGAAAGCGAATGAAGTTGTACAGCAAACGTTAGAGTATCTTGTGAAAGATGGACCAGTCACAAATTTATTGCCAAATGGATTTCGAGCAGTCCTTCCAGCGAATACGACGATGACCTTGAATTTGAAAAAGGGCGGGACAGCAGTAATTGATTTCTCTAAAGAAATGAAAAATTATTCAAAAGAAGAAGAGCGTCAAATTGTTGAATCAGTAGCGTGGACTTTGACTCAATTTACAGAAATAAAACAAGTGCAGTTCCAAATAAATGGTGAAAAGTTAGCGAAGATGCCTGTTGCGGGTACACCGATTGGTGAAGGTGTAAGTCGTGCGAATGGAATTAATTTTGATGATGAACAAGTAGCGGATGTAACGCATACAAAACCGGTTACACTTTACTTTATGGCGCAAAATAATAATAAGCAGCAATATTACGTACCGGTAACACGGCGCGTTGCAGAAGGAAAAGAAAATGATTACGCGACAATTGTGGATGAGCTTGTAAAAGGTCCGATTCAAGGATCGCTACTAAATGATTTTAATCCAGGAGCTAAGCTTATTACGAATCCGAAAGTACAGGACGGAAATATTACATTAAACTTTAATGAAAATATATTTGTGAACCCAGACAAAAATATGATTTCAAATTATGTGTTGAAATCGTTAGTCTTATCTTTAACGGAAAAACAAGGTGTGAAAAATGTTTCTATTGAAGTGAATGGGAAAGCAAATCTTATGGATGAGAAAGGTGAAAAGTTAACAAAACCTGTTGATCGTCCACAAAACGTGAATACAGGTAGTTTTTAA
- the rph gene encoding ribonuclease PH — MRVDGRGKAELRHIHIHTNYLKHPEGSVLIEVGDTKVICSATIEERVPPFMRGEGKGWVTAEYSMIPRATEQRTIRESSKGKVTGRTMEIQRLIGRALRAVVDLEALGERTVWIDCDVIQADGGTRTASITGAYVAMVLAFEKLLQADKVSKIPVKDYLAATSVGIVEEQGVVLDLNYAEDSKADVDMNVIMTGKGQFVEVQGTGEEATFSRAELNELLDAAEQGIFQLVEKQKEALGDIVSHIE, encoded by the coding sequence ATGCGAGTAGATGGTAGAGGAAAAGCAGAGCTACGCCATATACATATTCATACAAATTATTTAAAACATCCAGAGGGATCGGTACTAATTGAAGTTGGGGATACAAAGGTAATTTGTTCAGCGACAATTGAAGAGCGTGTACCGCCGTTTATGCGCGGAGAAGGAAAAGGATGGGTAACAGCAGAATACTCAATGATTCCACGTGCGACAGAGCAACGTACAATCAGGGAGTCAAGTAAAGGGAAAGTAACAGGGCGCACAATGGAAATCCAGCGTTTAATTGGACGAGCATTACGTGCGGTTGTTGATTTAGAAGCGCTTGGCGAAAGAACGGTTTGGATTGACTGTGATGTAATTCAAGCGGATGGCGGAACGAGAACAGCTTCAATTACAGGTGCTTATGTAGCGATGGTATTAGCTTTTGAAAAATTATTGCAAGCAGACAAAGTATCTAAAATTCCGGTGAAAGATTATTTAGCGGCAACGTCAGTAGGTATTGTTGAAGAACAAGGTGTCGTTTTAGATTTAAATTATGCTGAAGATTCTAAAGCAGACGTTGATATGAACGTTATTATGACTGGAAAAGGTCAGTTTGTTGAAGTACAAGGAACTGGAGAAGAAGCGACGTTTAGCAGAGCTGAATTAAATGAACTGCTTGATGCTGCTGAACAAGGCATTTTCCAACTTGTTGAAAAGCAAAAAGAAGCATTAGGTGACATCGTATCTCATATAGAGTAG
- a CDS encoding XTP/dITP diphosphatase, producing MKQVVVATKNLGKVREFADLFERFDLEVKSLHDFPHIEEVEETGETFEENAILKADSLSRQLNSIVIADDSGLIVDALNGKPGVYSARFAGEPKDDQANIDKVLQELTDINLEKRTARFYCALAVAFPEVDKEPVIVNGTCEGKILEQRRGENGFGYDPIFYVEEYKKAMAELSSDEKNAISHRGRALRKLEEKIPEWFLEE from the coding sequence ATGAAGCAAGTTGTTGTAGCGACGAAAAATCTTGGGAAAGTACGTGAGTTTGCTGATTTGTTTGAGAGATTTGACTTAGAAGTGAAATCTTTACACGATTTTCCTCATATTGAAGAAGTCGAAGAAACTGGTGAAACATTTGAAGAAAACGCAATTTTAAAAGCGGACAGTCTTAGTAGACAGTTGAATTCCATCGTAATTGCGGATGACTCTGGTCTTATTGTAGATGCCTTAAACGGGAAACCAGGTGTATATTCAGCTCGTTTTGCTGGAGAGCCGAAAGATGATCAGGCGAATATAGATAAAGTGTTACAAGAGTTAACTGACATCAATTTAGAAAAACGTACAGCTCGTTTTTACTGTGCGTTAGCAGTTGCTTTTCCTGAAGTGGATAAAGAGCCGGTTATTGTAAACGGAACGTGCGAAGGGAAAATTCTAGAACAGCGCCGCGGGGAAAATGGTTTCGGATACGATCCGATTTTTTATGTAGAAGAATATAAAAAAGCGATGGCTGAGCTAAGTTCGGATGAGAAAAACGCAATTAGTCACCGCGGACGCGCTCTTCGTAAATTAGAAGAAAAAATCCCAGAATGGTTTTTAGAAGAATAA
- a CDS encoding metallophosphoesterase: MKALIVSDSHSSVKELQQLKEKYEEKVDVMIHCGDSELTSAHEELQGFHVVKGNCDYANFQGEIVTDVDGIRFLVVHGHRHNVKMTLQTLAYHAEEVGAQVACFGHSHVLGAELIDGILFINPGSILLPRSRVEKTFALLEMDENHIEVRFETLDGQLVEQAIFKRG, encoded by the coding sequence ATGAAAGCTTTAATCGTAAGCGATAGTCATAGCTCTGTGAAGGAATTACAGCAGTTAAAAGAGAAGTACGAAGAGAAAGTAGATGTCATGATTCATTGTGGTGATTCAGAGTTAACGTCTGCTCACGAAGAGCTGCAAGGTTTCCATGTTGTAAAAGGGAATTGTGATTATGCTAACTTTCAAGGTGAAATTGTAACTGATGTAGATGGAATTCGTTTCTTAGTTGTACACGGTCATCGTCATAATGTAAAAATGACGTTACAAACGTTAGCGTATCATGCAGAAGAAGTAGGAGCGCAAGTAGCATGCTTTGGACATTCTCATGTATTAGGGGCAGAATTAATTGATGGGATTTTATTTATTAATCCAGGAAGTATTTTGCTCCCACGCTCTCGTGTGGAAAAAACTTTCGCTTTATTAGAAATGGATGAAAATCATATAGAAGTTCGTTTTGAAACATTAGACGGACAGCTGGTGGAACAAGCAATTTTTAAAAGAGGATAA
- a CDS encoding DUF6572 domain-containing protein has product MALHDTDQVDLVLIDEDNKDNVYLTIFDALEWNKSEELDDEHILLLQDKINTYLGFIESDEIHEKVPSTIGRTQFIIQVYSQNELSFYGKKFYNIVSEQLGESGYGFEFHHKPIDSLS; this is encoded by the coding sequence ATGGCATTACACGATACGGATCAAGTCGATTTAGTTTTAATAGACGAGGATAATAAAGATAATGTGTACTTAACAATCTTTGATGCTTTAGAGTGGAATAAAAGCGAAGAACTTGACGATGAGCACATTTTACTTCTACAAGACAAAATCAATACATATTTAGGATTCATTGAAAGTGATGAAATCCATGAAAAAGTTCCAAGTACAATAGGAAGAACACAATTCATTATACAAGTGTATTCGCAGAATGAACTTAGTTTTTATGGGAAAAAGTTTTATAACATTGTAAGTGAACAATTAGGAGAATCTGGATATGGATTTGAGTTCCACCATAAACCTATTGATTCTTTAAGTTAA
- a CDS encoding cytoplasmic protein, with protein sequence MAKSKENDLTEKLAEGHRKYGDGNFTVQNIGDETNPNWAVVKNVRKGSAGIREEEDILRLRSKYIK encoded by the coding sequence ATGGCGAAATCAAAAGAGAATGATTTAACGGAGAAATTGGCAGAAGGTCACCGGAAATATGGTGACGGCAACTTTACAGTACAGAACATCGGTGATGAAACTAACCCGAATTGGGCTGTCGTAAAAAATGTGAGAAAGGGATCGGCAGGCATTCGCGAAGAGGAAGATATATTAAGACTGCGATCAAAATATATAAAATAG
- a CDS encoding PH domain-containing protein, with protein MFKKMAADVLGLSDVGSVITPKDYDKVDADDYVMHEDGEKIYFLIKSKSDEYCFTNKGLIHLDGTSATSKKRTLRRFSYSKYQIKNVALETAGTIDLDVEIKFQMGDEHYSIDVHKKHIEELKDLYKALLKIEEISYDNDITLQYAHKSLDMASNAFSRISNAQVNLAEQFKEMNDIAFNWLVDTKKQYNVKDYGFVFEKFINN; from the coding sequence ATGTTCAAAAAAATGGCTGCTGATGTTTTAGGTTTAAGCGATGTAGGTTCTGTCATTACACCAAAAGATTATGATAAGGTTGATGCTGATGATTACGTGATGCATGAAGATGGGGAGAAAATTTACTTTCTTATTAAATCAAAATCGGATGAATATTGTTTCACAAACAAAGGATTAATTCATCTAGATGGTACAAGTGCCACAAGCAAAAAACGTACATTACGCCGCTTTAGCTATAGTAAATATCAAATTAAAAACGTAGCACTCGAAACTGCAGGAACGATTGATTTAGATGTAGAAATTAAATTTCAAATGGGAGATGAGCATTACTCAATTGATGTTCATAAAAAACATATTGAAGAATTAAAAGATTTATATAAGGCTCTTCTTAAAATCGAAGAAATTTCATACGACAACGACATTACATTGCAGTATGCACATAAAAGTTTAGATATGGCATCTAACGCTTTCAGCCGTATTTCAAATGCACAAGTAAATTTAGCAGAACAGTTTAAAGAAATGAACGATATCGCCTTTAACTGGCTCGTTGATACGAAAAAGCAATATAACGTGAAAGATTACGGTTTTGTCTTTGAAAAATTTATTAATAACTAA